A stretch of DNA from Phoenix dactylifera cultivar Barhee BC4 unplaced genomic scaffold, palm_55x_up_171113_PBpolish2nd_filt_p 001512F, whole genome shotgun sequence:
CAGGTTTCTCCAGTCTCGTCCAAGGCTACGTTGTTAATGGGGAATTTTTCATCAAACTTTCTTATTTAACCAAACGTAGTTTCCTTCATCTGCCTTCATCTGCAACTGGATGcataaaatttagaaatatctttatcttcATATGGATATGTATAGCCATCCAGCAAACTAAACAAAGGATCCACTCTAAGACTACTCATACAGTATAATAGATCAAGAATTCGGCTGGTAAAAGCTGACATGGTTCGAAGACAAGAAACATGTTTAAGGATACATACCCCCTCATAGCAGAACTCTCTATAAGACTTATAAAACCTCACTGTACTGGATATATTAGGAAAAttatgattttaattaaaagCATCATCGTCGTCGTCAGGAAGAGGCTGCGCGGCAGCTGCAGCTAGGTCCGCCTCATGCCTGTGGAATAAGAGAGAACCATGGTTAAGAATTTGCAAGCTTGCACAGGGAGCAAAAAAGTATATTACAGTAATTTTCTTTGTTTGAATATTGGGTTATCACAACTTCAGCTGAAGCTTCCACTAGTTAGCACGTTAAGCCAAAACTGAATAGTATGATGAGATAAAACTCAGTGCGCAGAACACTTACTGTTGCTGGGCAGCCAAGTCAATCTGCACCTCCGGAGGAGCAAGAGCGGGTGATTCAACAAAGTGTAGATTCGGATCCCTGGCAATGTAATCAACATGTTAATTCCACCCTGTACAGGTTTTTTACATCATGCCTAAAACAATGGGATCGGTCAAATCTCATTACCCTGCAAGCTTTCTAGCAAGATAGAGAAAAGGCTTCTCAAAGTTGTAGTTGCTCTTTGCTGAAATCTCATAATACTGCAGGTTCTTCTTCCTGTGAAATGTAACTTGCTTTGCTTTAACCTGCCTGTTCTTCACATCAACCTTGTTACCGCACAACACAATTGGAATATTCTCGCAGACCCTGGTTTAGTATATTTCATATAAATCAGACATCTAGAATAGCAATAGCAAGGACAAGTTCTGTAGATTTTAGTTCCATATGTATTTCAAGCACAAACCTGCATAGATCCCTGTGCCATGTTGGAACATTCTTGTATGTTAACCGGGCGGTGACATCGAACATGATAATAGCACACTGACCATGGATACTGTAAGACAGCAAGACGGATCAGAATAGGTCACAAAGTGCTGATCTCCCAAATAcagaataataattaaaaaaaagtttcatcCGCAAGCATTTAATGGCTTTGACTCTAGTTTCATTTGGGCCCTCCCGACATCACCTAAATCAGCTGAATAAAACCCACTTATCCAGCATTGGTCCACAAATAACATTTTTCGCACCTGAATAAAGTCAGCTAAAAGGTGAAAGGGGGAATTCAGTAACGGGCTAAAGCAGACAGACACTTCCTTCACTCACTCATTCCTCTTGACCAGGATAAAACTATTCATAACTTCTCTTATTCAAATAACCCGAACAAATCTATGCTGGAACTACACCAGGACCTAAATGGCTCATGGTGATAACTAGAATCACCAATGAACAGAATATAGTGTCCAGAAAGCATATGCAGAATAACTTTGCTAGAACAAATATTTCATGAAATAGATGGGAACTAATTATTCTAGCAAGcaattagaaaaacaaacaatcaAGCAACTCCTGACACATAGGATATAATAGGCACAAAGAAAAGAGGGCCTGTTATTAGTAATATAACAATTTCTCCATGTAACTTGGCCCACCTATCATATGCCATTCAAAACTACACCCAACTTGATAATGTCTATAATAAAGATGCTGATGAACTAGCTTGAAGGGAATTCCTATCTCAGATTCTCGAAGAAGAGTAGCCCAAACAagtgttctatttatttttcatctAATTCACATTGACCAACAATTTTAACAAATCAGTACCATCAAGGAATACTGTCATGCTCCAGATAATATAACAGCATCAAGAGGGAAGCATGTAATTCCAGCAAACTGTCAACAATATCCCGTTCATAAAACGAAACAACTTCTAGCACATTCTTCTTATTTAATCAAAAATCAAGATGATATGAAAATCTCAGCTTAACTTTATAAGTGTTTCAACATTCAGCATTCAGATCAGTATGTTCTGTTTGCATGATAATGTGCATCCCATTGaataactattgtcatatcaaAAACATAAAGTGCGAGGCTCAGCTAATTCAACAATGGTGCTACAGAACTTATATCAATGCAGCTTCACACAcactacacacacacacacataaaacAAATGACCGAAAGGATTTTTACAAGGTACACAGCAGTTCCAATCGTTGTGAATGAACATATGAAGATCGTGTTTTGTAAGGAGTTGATAAAATGTATTTCCTATTAAAAAACACTACTTTTCTCTCACAGATACTCAAGTACCATAAGATTTCATCATGAAGCTTGGGAATAGGAAAAGAATAGGGAAAAGAATTTGAATACCAATAACAAGTCTCAATCCTC
This window harbors:
- the LOC120108716 gene encoding GTP-binding nuclear protein Ran1B; its protein translation is MALPNQQTVDYPSFKLVIVGDGGTGKTTFVKRHLTGEFEKKYEPTIGVEVHPLDFFTNCGKIRFYCWDTAGQEKFGGLRDGYYIHGQCAIIMFDVTARLTYKNVPTWHRDLCRVCENIPIVLCGNKVDVKNRQVKAKQVTFHRKKNLQYYEISAKSNYNFEKPFLYLARKLAGDPNLHFVESPALAPPEVQIDLAAQQQHEADLAAAAAQPLPDDDDDAFN